GTTGATCTCGACCCGATCGAGATCGCCGATACTCCATCCGGCCCGCGTCAGCGCCTGCTTCACGGCGGGGATCGGCCCCAGTCCGAACATGCCAGGCTCGACCGCCGCGATTCCGTAGGCGGCGAGGCGGGCGACAGGCTCGAGGCGACGCGCCTCCGCCCAGCGCTCTTCCGTCAGCAGCATGGCGGCGGCACCGCTGTTCAATCCCGGCGCATTGCCCGCGGTGATCGATCCCTCGTCGCGGAACGCGGGCTTCAACGCCGCCAGTTTCTCGAGTGTGGTCTCCGGCCGATTAGCCTCGTCCGCCTCGAAGAAGGCTGGGCCTTTGCGGTCGCCGGTCGCGACCGGGACAATTTCCGTCTTGAACCTGCCCGCCCTCTGCGCGGCCGCGAAGCGCTGCTGCGAGCGCAGAGCCCAGCGGTCCTGCGCCTCGCGTCCGATCTGGAACTTCTGCGCCAGATCTTCGGTATGCCACCCCGAGGCGCGGTCGGAAAAGGCGTCGTAGAGTCCGTCATGCAGCATGCTGTCGACGAGCTGGCCATCGCCCATGCGATAGCCGCGACGGGCCTGCGGGATCAGATAGGGTGCCAGATCCATATTCTCCATGCCGCCGGCGACGGCGCTGTCGATCGCGCCCAACAGGATCTCCTGTGCCACCGAGACGACCGCCTGCGCGCCCGAGCCACAGACGCGATTGACCGTCATGGCGGGAACCGTCACCGGCAGGCCGCCATGGATCGCCGCCTGGCGGGCGGGGTTCATCTTGGCACCGGCCTGGATCACCTGGCCCATCGCCACCGTATCGACGGCCCCGGGCTCGAGCCCGGCACGCTGGAGGGTCGCCCTGATCGCGACC
The nucleotide sequence above comes from Hypericibacter terrae. Encoded proteins:
- a CDS encoding thiolase family protein; this encodes MRSSRSVVFVSPVRTAIGAFGGTLKSVPAPDLGAVAIRATLQRAGLEPGAVDTVAMGQVIQAGAKMNPARQAAIHGGLPVTVPAMTVNRVCGSGAQAVVSVAQEILLGAIDSAVAGGMENMDLAPYLIPQARRGYRMGDGQLVDSMLHDGLYDAFSDRASGWHTEDLAQKFQIGREAQDRWALRSQQRFAAAQRAGRFKTEIVPVATGDRKGPAFFEADEANRPETTLEKLAALKPAFRDEGSITAGNAPGLNSGAAAMLLTEERWAEARRLEPVARLAAYGIAAVEPGMFGLGPIPAVKQALTRAGWSIGDLDRVEINEAFAAIAIAVTRELGLPEDIVNVEGGAIAHGHPIGATGAVLTTRLIHSMRRDGLKRGIVTLCIGGGQGIALAIETIA